The following proteins are co-located in the Caldilineales bacterium genome:
- a CDS encoding glycosyltransferase family 4 protein — MSPETILYAHSSDELYGSDIVLLELARRLDPARFRPVVVTPTDIAYEGRLSAALRQEGIAHHALDMPVLRRRYLSAAGLPQFLRRLLAGPARLRALCNQEGARLIHSNTAAVWGGALAAASAGLPHLWHIHEIVEHPRSVRRLLAAMIARYSRRANTHVVAISSAVANHLLADQPSLSSRLSVIHDAVDGERFHPDNDGCALRQTWNIGPNDVLVGMVGRVSAWKGQEVFLQALAQARVRAPELRGVIVGDIVPGEARFKDGLLALSADLGLAEQVVWAGFCPDAPQVMAALDVLALPSVRPEPFGMVVLEAMATARPVIAAAHGGPLETVVAGETGLFVPPANPSALADAMVRLATDPTLRAGLGARGRARAQAAFSFQAHLTAFQSLYAALLDAKD, encoded by the coding sequence TTGTCTCCCGAAACCATCCTCTACGCCCACAGCTCAGACGAACTCTACGGCTCGGACATCGTCCTCCTGGAGTTGGCGCGGCGTCTCGACCCTGCCCGCTTCCGGCCGGTGGTCGTCACCCCCACCGACATCGCCTACGAGGGCCGCCTCAGCGCCGCCCTGCGGCAGGAGGGCATCGCCCACCACGCCCTGGACATGCCCGTTCTGCGCCGCCGCTACCTCTCAGCCGCTGGACTCCCCCAGTTTCTGCGCCGCTTGCTGGCCGGCCCCGCCCGGCTGCGGGCGCTATGCAATCAGGAAGGGGCGCGGCTGATACACTCCAACACGGCGGCGGTGTGGGGCGGCGCCCTGGCCGCCGCCAGCGCCGGTCTCCCTCACCTCTGGCACATCCACGAGATCGTGGAACACCCCCGCTCGGTGCGCAGGCTGCTGGCCGCCATGATCGCCCGCTACAGTCGCCGGGCCAACACCCATGTCGTCGCCATCAGCAGCGCCGTCGCCAACCACCTCCTCGCCGACCAGCCCTCCCTCTCCTCCCGTCTCTCCGTGATCCACGATGCCGTCGATGGCGAACGCTTTCATCCTGACAATGACGGATGCGCCCTGCGCCAAACCTGGAACATCGGCCCCAACGACGTGCTCGTGGGGATGGTGGGCCGCGTCTCGGCCTGGAAGGGCCAGGAGGTGTTCTTGCAGGCGCTGGCCCAGGCCCGCGTCCGGGCGCCAGAACTGCGCGGGGTCATCGTCGGCGACATCGTCCCCGGTGAAGCCCGCTTCAAGGACGGCTTGCTGGCTCTGAGCGCCGACCTCGGCCTGGCCGAGCAGGTGGTTTGGGCCGGCTTCTGCCCAGACGCCCCCCAGGTCATGGCCGCGCTGGATGTGCTGGCCCTGCCCTCGGTGCGCCCCGAACCTTTCGGTATGGTCGTGCTCGAGGCCATGGCCACAGCCCGTCCGGTCATCGCCGCCGCCCACGGCGGCCCGCTCGAAACCGTGGTCGCTGGCGAAACCGGCCTCTTTGTCCCCCCCGCCAACCCCTCCGCCCTGGCCGATGCCATGGTGCGCCTGGCGACCGACCCCACCCTGCGCGCCGGTCTTGGCGCCCGCGGACGCGCTCGCGCCCAGGCTGCCTTCAGTTTCCAGGCCCACCTCACCGCCTTCCAGAGCCTCTATGCCGCCCTGCTCGACGCCAAAGACTGA
- a CDS encoding tetratricopeptide repeat protein — protein sequence MPPCSTPKTERRTPGGALLAALLLVVLAACAAPTPTAAPTPPGSAIDWQRQGHQLRREEAFDDAISAYQNALALDPNNIEANAGLGAALLATGQAEAAIVPLQRATELAPAHFWSHRLLGSAYLGLQRYPLAAAELTQAYVLKPDDLQVLIGIALAQGRSGRRELALRTIVQLRARTTDPDLLAAAEALQREFAANE from the coding sequence ATGCCGCCCTGCTCGACGCCAAAGACTGAGCGACGGACGCCGGGAGGGGCGCTGCTGGCCGCCCTCCTCCTGGTCGTGCTGGCCGCCTGCGCCGCCCCCACCCCCACGGCCGCGCCCACACCCCCCGGCAGCGCCATCGACTGGCAGCGCCAGGGGCACCAGCTACGGCGCGAGGAGGCTTTCGACGACGCCATCAGCGCCTACCAGAACGCCCTGGCGCTCGATCCCAACAACATCGAGGCCAACGCCGGCCTGGGCGCCGCCCTGCTGGCCACGGGCCAGGCCGAAGCTGCGATCGTGCCTTTGCAGCGCGCCACCGAACTGGCGCCGGCGCATTTTTGGTCGCACCGGCTGCTGGGCAGCGCCTATCTCGGCCTGCAGCGTTATCCCCTGGCCGCCGCCGAACTGACCCAGGCCTATGTTCTCAAGCCGGACGACTTGCAGGTTCTCATCGGCATTGCCCTGGCCCAGGGGCGCAGCGGTCGCCGCGAACTGGCGCTGCGCACGATCGTACAGCTGCGGGCGCGCACCACTGACCCCGACCTGCTGGCCGCTGCCGAGGCGTTACAGCGAGAATTCGCTGCTAATGAGTAA
- a CDS encoding DUF1972 domain-containing protein — MPRPLRIALMGTRGIPASYSGFETCVEQLGARLVERGHRVTVYCRSHHISYAHPYYRGMRLVKLPTIANKYLDTIVHATVSSLHGLSQGYDVVLYFIAGNSPVVWLPRLAGQKSILNVDGLDWKREKWPAAAKAYIRLAERLARPLANAIVTDSRIVQRYYQDHYHTATTYIAYGAELPTRPPGETLARFGLQERGYVLFVGRLVPENCAHHLVDAWQGLPTDMKAVIVGDAPYADAYKTQLRAAPDPRLVFTGYVFGEGYWELASNAYAFVLTSGVGGTHPALVEAMAYGNAVIVHNTPENLETLGEAGLSYDGSGGGEALRPVLARLLADPGLAAGYRRLAAERAANHYTWDAVTDAYETLFYDVLAGRKVASFETIASAPGA, encoded by the coding sequence GTGCCCCGTCCCCTTCGCATCGCCCTCATGGGCACCCGCGGCATCCCCGCCTCCTATTCCGGCTTCGAAACCTGCGTCGAACAATTGGGCGCCCGGCTGGTCGAGCGCGGCCACCGCGTCACCGTCTATTGCCGCAGCCACCACATCAGCTACGCCCACCCCTACTATCGCGGCATGAGGCTGGTGAAACTGCCGACCATTGCCAACAAATACCTGGACACCATCGTCCATGCCACCGTCTCCAGCCTGCACGGGCTGAGCCAGGGCTATGATGTCGTGCTCTACTTCATCGCTGGCAACAGCCCGGTGGTGTGGCTGCCTCGGCTGGCGGGGCAGAAGAGCATCCTCAACGTCGATGGCCTGGATTGGAAGCGCGAAAAGTGGCCGGCCGCAGCCAAGGCCTACATCCGGCTGGCAGAACGGCTGGCCCGTCCGCTTGCCAACGCCATCGTCACCGATTCGCGCATCGTCCAGCGCTACTATCAAGACCACTATCACACCGCCACCACCTACATCGCCTACGGCGCCGAACTCCCCACCCGGCCGCCCGGCGAAACCCTGGCCCGCTTTGGCCTGCAGGAGCGCGGCTATGTCCTCTTCGTCGGCCGGCTGGTGCCCGAAAACTGCGCCCATCACCTGGTGGACGCCTGGCAGGGTCTGCCGACGGACATGAAGGCGGTCATCGTTGGCGACGCCCCCTATGCCGACGCCTACAAGACCCAACTCCGCGCCGCCCCTGACCCGCGTCTCGTCTTCACCGGCTATGTCTTCGGCGAAGGCTATTGGGAGCTGGCCAGCAATGCCTATGCCTTTGTGCTCACTTCTGGCGTCGGCGGCACCCACCCGGCCCTGGTCGAAGCCATGGCCTATGGCAATGCCGTCATCGTCCACAACACACCCGAAAACCTGGAAACCCTGGGCGAGGCCGGGCTGAGCTACGATGGCAGCGGCGGCGGCGAGGCCCTGCGCCCGGTTCTGGCGCGGCTGCTGGCCGACCCCGGTCTGGCTGCCGGCTATCGGCGTCTTGCCGCCGAACGCGCCGCCAACCACTACACCTGGGACGCCGTCACCGATGCCTACGAAACCTTGTTCTACGATGTGCTGGCCGGACGCAAGGTCGCCTCATTCGAGACCATTGCCTCCGCCCCTGGCGCCTAA
- the glgP gene encoding alpha-glucan family phosphorylase, with product MKLLGALSVYPILPKQLHRLNELAYNLWWSWTPAAQALFAAIDPDLWQGATHNPVKLLHTVSGARLQELAADARFLANMDGVLADFDAYMHPADAWFARTYPAHKDDVIAYFSAEFGLHEALPIYSGGLGILAGDHLKSASDLGLPFVGVGFLYPQGYFTQRITEAGIQEASYTRLDFADLPATPALDRNGNEVLVNVQLPGRNVYARVWRLQIGRIPIFLMDTDVELNAPADRELSARLYGGDMEVRVAQEVVLGIGGVRALRALDIHPAVFHMNEGHAAFLSLERVRELVQEQNLGFFSAQQAVAASGVFTTHTPVPAGNDAFPFDLIDKFFRGFWGSMGLDREGFMNLARWETPWGERFSMTVLALRFASHANGVSALHGQVARAMWAEMWPGLPPEEVPIIHVTNGVHTGTWLAAEMGRFYDKHLAAGWRDEPDREERWQGILTAPETELWAIHQQLRHEMIDFLRRRVAQQRRRYGESPARVSAAYELFDPDALTIGFARRFATYKRATLIFRDLERIYRLLHNPDRPVQIIFSGKAHPADEPGKSFIRQVHELAQSDEFSGRIIFIEDYDMNVARRLVQGVDLWLNNPRRPNEASGTSGQKAALNGIPNFSVLDGWWAEGYNGRNGWAIGDETEYKSDAVQDEADAASLYNTLENEIIPAFFDRAAGGVPARWVAVMKETIRSCGPQFSMSRQVKDYTNHLYLPADRAGQRRAAQGFTAARQLAAWKERVYALWPQVRISAERPDIESLTAGESLNLEAKVYLGAIESTEVRVEIVWGGRKDEAIQGVQVIPMQVAGALPGGLLRYQGSVRFDAKGRFGYGIRIVPTHPELCTPHEMALVKWA from the coding sequence ATGAAACTCCTCGGCGCTCTTTCCGTCTATCCCATCCTGCCCAAACAACTGCACCGGCTCAACGAACTGGCCTACAACCTCTGGTGGAGCTGGACGCCGGCGGCACAAGCCCTGTTCGCCGCCATCGACCCCGATCTCTGGCAGGGGGCGACCCATAACCCCGTCAAACTCCTCCACACCGTCTCTGGCGCGCGGCTGCAAGAGCTGGCCGCCGACGCCCGCTTTCTGGCCAACATGGACGGTGTCCTGGCCGATTTCGACGCCTACATGCACCCGGCCGACGCCTGGTTCGCCCGCACCTATCCGGCCCACAAAGATGACGTCATCGCCTACTTCTCGGCCGAATTCGGTCTGCACGAGGCCCTGCCCATCTACTCCGGCGGCCTGGGCATCCTGGCCGGCGACCACCTCAAGTCGGCCAGCGACCTGGGCCTGCCCTTCGTGGGCGTCGGCTTTCTCTATCCGCAGGGCTACTTCACCCAACGCATCACCGAGGCGGGCATCCAGGAAGCCTCGTACACCCGGCTGGACTTCGCCGACCTGCCGGCCACGCCGGCCCTTGACCGCAACGGCAACGAGGTTCTGGTCAACGTGCAACTGCCGGGTCGCAACGTCTATGCCCGCGTCTGGCGCCTGCAGATCGGCCGCATCCCGATCTTCCTCATGGACACCGACGTCGAACTCAACGCCCCCGCCGACCGCGAGCTCTCGGCCCGGCTGTATGGCGGCGATATGGAGGTGCGCGTCGCCCAGGAGGTCGTCCTCGGCATCGGCGGCGTGCGCGCCTTGCGGGCGCTGGACATCCACCCCGCCGTCTTCCACATGAACGAGGGCCACGCCGCCTTCCTCAGCCTGGAGCGGGTGCGCGAGCTGGTGCAGGAGCAGAACCTGGGCTTCTTCTCGGCGCAGCAGGCCGTGGCGGCGAGTGGCGTCTTCACCACCCACACCCCCGTTCCCGCCGGCAACGACGCCTTCCCCTTCGACCTCATCGACAAGTTCTTCCGCGGCTTCTGGGGGTCGATGGGCCTCGACCGCGAGGGCTTCATGAACCTGGCCCGCTGGGAGACGCCCTGGGGCGAGCGCTTCAGCATGACGGTATTGGCCCTGCGCTTTGCCAGCCATGCCAACGGCGTCAGCGCCTTGCACGGCCAGGTGGCGCGGGCGATGTGGGCCGAGATGTGGCCCGGCCTGCCGCCAGAAGAAGTGCCCATCATCCACGTCACCAACGGCGTCCACACCGGCACCTGGTTGGCCGCCGAGATGGGTCGCTTCTACGACAAACATCTCGCCGCCGGCTGGCGCGACGAGCCAGACCGAGAGGAAAGATGGCAGGGCATCCTCACGGCGCCCGAGACCGAACTGTGGGCCATCCACCAGCAACTCCGCCACGAGATGATCGACTTCCTCCGCCGCCGGGTGGCGCAACAACGCCGGCGCTACGGAGAATCTCCGGCCCGTGTGTCTGCCGCCTACGAGCTCTTCGACCCCGACGCCCTCACCATCGGTTTCGCCCGCCGTTTTGCCACCTACAAGCGCGCCACCCTCATCTTCCGCGACCTGGAACGCATCTACCGGCTGCTGCACAACCCCGACCGGCCGGTGCAGATCATCTTTTCGGGCAAGGCGCACCCCGCCGACGAACCCGGCAAGAGTTTCATCCGCCAGGTGCACGAATTGGCGCAGAGCGATGAGTTCAGCGGGCGCATCATCTTCATCGAAGACTACGATATGAACGTCGCCCGGCGCTTGGTGCAGGGCGTGGACTTGTGGCTGAACAACCCACGCCGGCCCAACGAAGCCAGCGGCACCAGCGGCCAAAAGGCGGCTCTTAACGGCATCCCCAACTTCTCGGTCTTGGATGGCTGGTGGGCCGAAGGCTACAACGGTCGCAACGGCTGGGCCATCGGCGACGAGACCGAGTACAAGAGCGACGCCGTGCAGGACGAGGCCGACGCCGCCTCGCTCTACAACACCCTGGAAAACGAGATCATCCCGGCCTTTTTCGACCGTGCCGCGGGCGGCGTCCCGGCCCGCTGGGTGGCCGTGATGAAAGAGACCATCCGCTCGTGCGGGCCGCAGTTCTCGATGAGCCGTCAGGTCAAGGACTATACCAACCATCTCTATCTGCCCGCCGATCGCGCCGGTCAGCGTCGCGCCGCCCAGGGCTTCACCGCCGCCCGCCAACTGGCCGCCTGGAAAGAGCGAGTGTACGCCCTCTGGCCGCAGGTGCGCATCAGCGCCGAGCGCCCCGACATCGAAAGCCTGACCGCCGGCGAGAGCCTGAACCTGGAGGCGAAAGTCTACCTGGGCGCCATCGAGTCAACGGAAGTGCGGGTCGAGATCGTCTGGGGCGGGCGCAAAGACGAGGCCATCCAGGGGGTGCAGGTCATCCCCATGCAGGTGGCCGGCGCCCTGCCGGGCGGGTTGCTGCGCTACCAGGGCAGCGTCCGCTTCGATGCCAAAGGCCGCTTCGGCTACGGCATCCGCATCGTCCCCACCCACCCCGAACTCTGCACCCCCCACGAGATGGCCCTGGTCAAGTGGGCCTGA
- the rpoD gene encoding RNA polymerase sigma factor RpoD, producing MEDDEEAKRDLPENPLEYLLNSGKVQGSVTYDEILEVMPDAETNMDLLEDVFSTLFDHGIEIVAIKEEPEEPEEIGLADEADEEEGLISEKAPGGHDDFDLSQIEIDDSISLYLKEIGRVPLLTAEEEVMLAKRMERGEIARKQMAAGVEDPVAQEQYLWEIRDGERAQEHLIKANSRLVVSVAKKYVGRGVPFLDLIQEGNIGLIRAVNKFDYTRGYKFSTYATWWIRQAVTRAIADQGRTIRVPVHMYEQINRLTRASRQLVQELGRDPTTEEIAEALDVPARKVEQIIRVSQRPLSLEMPVGEEEDSYLGDFIEDEDAQSPTDAASQQLLREVIDEIFASLTPREVRILQLRFGLVDGYSYTLEEVGRKFGVTRERIRQIEAQALGRLRHPSRSRKLRDYLQ from the coding sequence CTGGAAGATGACGAGGAAGCTAAGCGCGATCTGCCAGAAAATCCGCTCGAATACCTGCTGAACAGCGGCAAGGTGCAAGGGTCCGTCACCTATGACGAGATCCTGGAGGTCATGCCCGACGCCGAAACCAATATGGATTTGCTGGAGGATGTCTTCTCCACCCTCTTCGACCACGGCATCGAGATCGTGGCCATCAAAGAGGAGCCGGAGGAGCCGGAGGAAATCGGGCTGGCCGACGAGGCCGACGAAGAAGAAGGATTGATCAGCGAGAAAGCGCCCGGCGGCCATGATGATTTCGATCTCAGCCAGATTGAAATCGACGACTCGATCAGCCTCTATCTCAAAGAGATCGGGCGCGTGCCCCTGCTCACGGCCGAAGAGGAGGTGATGCTGGCCAAACGCATGGAACGAGGCGAAATTGCCCGCAAGCAGATGGCGGCCGGCGTCGAAGACCCGGTGGCCCAGGAGCAGTATCTCTGGGAAATCCGTGACGGCGAGCGCGCTCAAGAACACCTGATCAAGGCCAACTCCCGCCTGGTCGTCAGTGTGGCCAAAAAGTACGTTGGCCGCGGCGTCCCCTTCCTCGATCTGATCCAGGAAGGCAACATCGGTCTCATCCGCGCCGTCAACAAATTCGATTACACCCGCGGCTACAAATTCAGCACCTATGCCACCTGGTGGATCCGGCAGGCCGTCACGCGCGCCATTGCCGACCAGGGGCGCACCATCCGCGTGCCGGTGCACATGTACGAGCAGATCAACCGCCTGACGCGGGCCAGCCGCCAGTTGGTGCAGGAACTGGGCCGCGACCCCACCACCGAGGAAATCGCCGAAGCCCTGGATGTCCCCGCCCGCAAGGTCGAGCAGATCATCCGCGTCAGCCAGCGCCCGCTCTCGTTGGAGATGCCTGTTGGCGAGGAAGAGGACAGCTACCTGGGCGATTTCATCGAAGACGAGGACGCCCAATCACCCACCGACGCCGCCTCGCAACAACTCCTGCGCGAGGTGATCGATGAGATCTTCGCCTCGCTCACCCCGCGCGAGGTGCGCATCCTCCAGCTTCGCTTTGGCCTGGTCGATGGCTATAGCTACACGCTGGAAGAAGTCGGGCGCAAGTTCGGCGTCACTCGCGAACGCATTCGCCAGATCGAAGCGCAGGCGCTTGGCCGCTTGCGCCACCCCAGCCGCAGCCGCAAGCTGCGAGATTACCTGCAATAG
- a CDS encoding class I SAM-dependent methyltransferase, with amino-acid sequence MNSLPPSIIDYEGSRYRTDFWEGQGREYEDLAERAALRRLLPAQGETILEAGAGFGRLASLYNGYRRIILVDYSLSLLQEARQLWGHDERFVFVAASIYDMPFVDNLLDALVMVRVMHHLQAPALALAEIARIVQGGKVFVLEYANKRNLKSLARYALRRQTWSPFDLQPYEFVRLNYDFHPTWMERQLRQAGFGKEGELAISSFRLPALKSRVPAPWLARLDGVLAGPGAALKLTPSLLVRCRNQKPPDPRPGLFRCPTCGSAELAPTDPGLRCQGCGASWPRVDGIYDFRTAVSRETATS; translated from the coding sequence TTGAACTCATTGCCTCCATCTATCATCGACTACGAGGGCAGTCGTTATCGCACCGACTTTTGGGAAGGACAGGGCCGGGAATACGAGGACCTGGCCGAGCGCGCGGCCCTGAGGCGTCTGTTGCCGGCCCAGGGCGAGACCATCCTCGAAGCCGGAGCCGGCTTTGGGCGTTTGGCGTCGCTCTACAATGGCTACCGCCGCATCATTCTGGTCGATTATTCGCTTTCCCTGTTGCAGGAGGCGCGCCAGCTTTGGGGGCATGACGAACGCTTCGTCTTCGTCGCCGCCAGCATCTACGACATGCCTTTCGTGGACAACCTGCTCGACGCCCTGGTGATGGTGCGGGTGATGCACCATCTGCAGGCGCCGGCTCTGGCCCTGGCCGAGATCGCCCGCATCGTCCAGGGGGGCAAGGTTTTCGTTCTGGAATACGCCAACAAGCGCAACCTGAAGTCACTGGCGCGCTATGCCCTGCGTCGCCAGACCTGGAGTCCGTTCGATCTTCAGCCCTATGAGTTTGTGCGGCTGAACTATGATTTTCATCCTACCTGGATGGAACGGCAACTTCGCCAGGCCGGCTTTGGCAAGGAAGGCGAGTTGGCGATTTCGAGCTTCAGACTGCCGGCCCTCAAGTCCCGTGTGCCGGCGCCCTGGCTGGCCCGGCTGGATGGCGTGTTGGCCGGGCCGGGCGCCGCCCTGAAACTGACCCCCAGCCTGCTTGTGCGTTGCCGCAACCAGAAACCCCCCGACCCGCGCCCAGGGTTGTTTCGCTGCCCGACCTGTGGCAGCGCCGAACTGGCGCCGACTGATCCCGGCCTGCGCTGCCAGGGCTGCGGCGCCAGTTGGCCCCGGGTCGATGGCATCTATGACTTTCGCACCGCTGTTTCACGTGAAACAGCGACAAGCTGA
- the rsmG gene encoding 16S rRNA (guanine(527)-N(7))-methyltransferase RsmG, with amino-acid sequence MTTSPVSPAQLADPWRFLSDGAAQLGAPLNEEQMQLFRGYTGLLQAANQQFNLTAVRDLPGMVAKLHLDSLSLLGPIASAAGLDIAGLRQSGWRAADVGSGAGIPGLPLLLAWPGLRLSLIESVQKKGVFLRQTLAAINKTAFVLIERAEIVGQQPAHRGGYDLVVARAVAEMTTLAELTIPLARVGGLVVLPKGAKASDECAAAGFAIHLLGAEVVGVETLAVPGVEESRAAVILRKTRPTPPAYPRRPGLPAKRPLTGRSDPQGLGDL; translated from the coding sequence ATGACCACCTCTCCCGTCTCCCCTGCCCAGCTTGCGGACCCCTGGCGCTTTCTGAGCGATGGCGCCGCCCAACTGGGCGCGCCGCTCAACGAAGAACAGATGCAGCTCTTTCGCGGCTACACCGGGTTGTTGCAGGCGGCCAACCAGCAGTTCAACCTCACCGCCGTGCGCGACCTGCCGGGCATGGTCGCCAAGCTTCATCTCGATAGCCTCAGCCTGCTCGGCCCCATTGCCAGCGCCGCCGGCCTCGATATCGCCGGCCTGCGCCAAAGCGGATGGCGCGCTGCCGATGTGGGCAGCGGCGCCGGCATCCCCGGCCTCCCGCTGCTGTTGGCCTGGCCCGGCCTGCGCCTGAGTCTGATCGAGTCCGTTCAGAAAAAGGGCGTCTTCCTGCGCCAAACCCTGGCGGCGATCAACAAGACGGCCTTTGTCCTGATCGAGCGGGCGGAGATCGTCGGCCAACAGCCGGCCCATCGCGGCGGCTACGACCTGGTGGTGGCCCGCGCTGTGGCCGAGATGACCACACTGGCCGAACTGACGATCCCACTGGCGCGGGTGGGCGGGTTGGTGGTCTTGCCCAAAGGCGCCAAAGCGAGCGATGAATGTGCGGCGGCGGGCTTCGCCATCCATCTGCTCGGCGCCGAAGTGGTGGGCGTCGAGACGCTGGCCGTGCCCGGCGTCGAGGAGAGCCGCGCTGCCGTCATCCTGCGCAAGACCCGGCCGACGCCGCCAGCCTATCCACGCCGACCCGGTCTGCCCGCCAAGCGCCCGCTGACAGGACGATCAGACCCTCAAGGTCTTGGCGACCTTTAG
- a CDS encoding AAA family ATPase codes for MARIIAVANQKGGVGKTTTVINVGAILAEKGYRTLLVDLDPQAALTASCGVNPFDLTRSVYHSLLAQELDVRTIVKHVRPRLDLLPANIHLAGAEVELVSQIGREYLLQEALEMVRGDYDYILIDCGPSLGLLTINALTAADEVLIPVLCEYLALRGMGILFDTIRRVRERTNPRLVVLGIVATLFDNRTLHSREVLDELRAMPGIRVFDTIIRKSIRFAEAAAANTPITDYAPSHSSSENYRGLTEEILHEQR; via the coding sequence ATGGCTCGAATCATTGCTGTTGCCAACCAAAAAGGTGGTGTTGGGAAAACGACCACTGTCATCAACGTGGGCGCCATCCTGGCCGAAAAAGGCTACCGCACCCTTCTGGTCGATCTCGACCCCCAGGCTGCCCTCACTGCCTCCTGCGGCGTCAATCCCTTCGATCTGACGCGTTCGGTCTATCACAGCCTGTTGGCGCAGGAACTGGACGTGCGCACCATCGTCAAGCACGTGCGACCGCGCCTGGATCTGCTCCCCGCCAACATCCACCTGGCTGGCGCCGAGGTCGAACTCGTGTCGCAGATCGGGCGGGAATATCTGCTGCAAGAGGCGTTGGAGATGGTGCGGGGCGACTACGACTACATCCTCATCGATTGTGGGCCGAGCCTGGGGCTGCTCACCATCAATGCCCTCACCGCCGCCGATGAAGTGCTCATCCCGGTGCTGTGCGAATACCTGGCCCTGCGCGGGATGGGCATCCTCTTCGACACCATCCGCCGGGTGCGAGAGCGGACGAACCCGCGCCTGGTGGTGTTGGGCATCGTGGCCACCCTCTTCGATAACCGCACCCTCCACAGTCGCGAGGTGCTGGACGAATTGCGCGCCATGCCCGGCATCCGCGTCTTCGACACCATCATCCGCAAGAGCATCCGTTTTGCCGAGGCCGCAGCCGCCAACACCCCCATCACCGACTATGCGCCCTCACACAGCAGCAGCGAAAACTACCGCGGTCTGACAGAGGAGATTCTCCATGAGCAAAGATAG
- the lexA gene encoding transcriptional repressor LexA translates to MSPELTQLESRLITFIQGSLEQQAGIPSFEEIRRGLNLSSKDHVSRLIDSLVDKGFLRRQPSRSRSLVLLRLSDGRPFRLAHTVFVPLLAVAPASFDRPVFDGFGPDNFLELSRDLVPDETGIYAMQVRGDSMTDAFINDGDIVVLRQQQEAHNGDLVQVWVRPDESITLKRFFRDGSRIRLQPENAEIKPRFFAPEDIRVQGKVMLVIRRIQPALAA, encoded by the coding sequence ATGTCGCCCGAACTGACCCAACTCGAATCGCGTCTGATCACCTTCATCCAGGGAAGTCTCGAACAGCAGGCCGGCATCCCCAGCTTCGAAGAAATCCGCCGCGGCCTCAACCTCAGCTCCAAAGACCACGTTTCGCGTTTGATCGATAGCCTCGTTGACAAAGGCTTCCTCCGCCGCCAGCCCAGCCGCAGCCGTTCGCTTGTCCTCTTGCGCCTCAGCGATGGCCGCCCGTTCCGACTCGCTCACACCGTCTTCGTCCCCTTGCTGGCCGTGGCCCCCGCCTCGTTCGACCGGCCCGTGTTCGATGGCTTTGGCCCCGACAACTTTCTGGAACTGAGCCGCGACCTGGTGCCCGACGAGACCGGCATCTATGCCATGCAGGTGCGCGGCGATTCGATGACCGACGCCTTCATCAACGATGGCGACATCGTCGTCCTGCGCCAGCAGCAGGAAGCCCACAACGGCGACCTGGTGCAGGTGTGGGTGCGCCCCGACGAAAGCATCACCCTCAAACGCTTCTTTCGCGACGGCAGCCGCATCCGCCTGCAGCCAGAGAATGCCGAGATCAAACCCCGCTTCTTCGCTCCCGAAGACATCCGCGTGCAGGGAAAGGTGATGCTGGTGATTCGCCGCATCCAACCTGCCCTGGCCGCATAG